A stretch of Eleutherodactylus coqui strain aEleCoq1 chromosome 9, aEleCoq1.hap1, whole genome shotgun sequence DNA encodes these proteins:
- the BASP1 gene encoding brain acid soluble protein 1 — MGGKLSKKKKGYNVNDDKSKDKDKKADGANTEEEGATKTNEETQHVENADAKENKEEKNDKEPQAAENKTEDKEAEKDATNKDAVQKTESEKTEACSDAKAEPQKAEPPVAKQEEPAAVSPAPAANSEDTKASEPTTEAKTSQPSEAPAPSKVDDKSKEDGEAKKTEAPSAPEAKTESAPASDSKPSSEAAPSSVKSPESEAPSSSTKASEPAGPADEVKATETPAANSDQTVAVQE; from the coding sequence ATGGGAGGAAAGTTGAGCAAGAAGaagaagggatacaatgtaaatgATGACAAATCAAAAGATAAGGACAAAAAGGCAGATGGAGCAAACACTGAGGAAGAAGGGGCAACTAAAACTAACGAAGAGACTCAACATGTAGAAAATGCTGatgcaaaagaaaataaagaagagAAAAATGACAAGGAACCGCAGGCCGCTGAAAACAAAACGGAGGACAAAGAAGCCGAGAAGGATGCAACAAATAAGGATGCAGTACAAAAAACAGAATCCGAGAAAACAGAGGCTTGCTCCGATGCCAAGGCAGAACCTCAGAAAGCCGAACCTCCTGTAGCCAAGCAAGAGGAACCGGCCGCTGTATCTCCTGCTCCAGCTGCCAATAGTGAAGATACGAAAGCCTCTGAACCTACCACTGAAGCAAAAACTTCCCAGCCTTCAGAAGCACCAGCACCAAGTAAAGTAGATGATAAGAGCAAAGAGGATGGGGAAGCCAAAAAGACTGAGGCTCCCTCCGCACCAGAGGCCAAAACTGAGAGCGCTCCAGCTTCAGACTCAAAACCTAGCAGTGAGGCTGCTCCATCTTCCGTGAAGTCTCCAGAATCCGAAGCACCTAGTTCTTCTACTAAGGCCTCTGAGCCCGCAGGACCAGCCGATGAAGTTAAAGCTACTGAAACCCCAGCAGCGAATTCTGATCAAACCGTAGCAGTTCAAGAGTAA